A single window of Synechococcus sp. CBW1004 DNA harbors:
- the ppk1 gene encoding polyphosphate kinase 1, producing the protein MSQPIVAPELYINRELSWIEFNRRVLAQALDEHTPLLEQAKFSAIFSNNLDEFFMVRVASLKSQLEAGLSTLSDDGLTPLQQLEAIQERLRPLLELQQQHYRHSLKGQLAEYGVHLLDYQQLNPGQKQWVDDYFRRSVFPVLTPLAVDPAHPFPFVSNLSLNVAALVRDPDSGRQQFARVKVPQKILPRFVPMPVELHQCGPRPVYAAVPLEQVVAFNLQPLFPGMVIEGHYFFRVTRDADLELRDLEADDLMEALQEGLRKRRMGGEVVRLEVADEMPEAVVHQLMDGLEVEPEDLYRINGPLGLDDLMSLLAIPLPSLKDKPFKGRTHPALARTQKSQLEDGSIKQEEFESIFRVIRHGDVLLHHPYDLFSTSVEEFLSQAADDPSVLAIKMTLYRVSKDSAVIASLIRAAENGKQVMALVELKARFDEDNNIQWARQLERSGVHVVYGVIGLKTHTKVLLVVRREKQELRSYMHIGTGNYNSKTSSLYTDLGLLSSDPQIGQDLVELFNYLTGFSKQQSFRKLLVAPVTLRRGVEERIRREIEHARAGRGGHIRAKMNSLVDPAIIALLYEASQAGVRIELVIRGMCCLRPGLEGISDNISVSSIIGRYLEHSRLFHFANGGSSEVFIGSADWMPRNLDRRVEALVPIEDPALKQQLEQLLELYLQDTGAWHMQGDGQFTQRQPEGEQQLVQASLMQRWRGRLRGA; encoded by the coding sequence ATGAGCCAGCCGATCGTTGCCCCCGAGCTCTATATCAACCGCGAGCTGAGCTGGATCGAGTTCAACCGACGTGTGCTGGCCCAGGCGCTCGATGAACACACCCCCTTGCTGGAGCAGGCGAAGTTCAGCGCCATCTTCAGCAACAACCTCGATGAGTTCTTCATGGTGCGGGTGGCGTCGCTCAAGTCGCAGCTGGAGGCGGGCCTCAGCACCCTGAGCGATGACGGACTGACACCCCTGCAGCAGCTGGAGGCGATCCAGGAGCGCCTGCGTCCCTTGCTCGAACTGCAGCAGCAGCACTATCGCCATTCCCTCAAGGGTCAGTTGGCGGAATATGGCGTGCATCTGCTCGACTACCAGCAGCTCAATCCCGGTCAGAAGCAATGGGTGGATGACTATTTCCGCCGATCCGTCTTCCCGGTGCTGACGCCGCTCGCCGTCGATCCGGCCCACCCGTTCCCGTTCGTCAGCAACCTCAGCCTCAATGTGGCCGCCCTGGTCCGCGATCCCGACAGCGGCCGCCAGCAGTTCGCGCGGGTGAAGGTGCCGCAGAAGATCCTGCCCCGCTTCGTGCCGATGCCGGTGGAGCTGCATCAGTGCGGTCCGCGGCCCGTGTACGCGGCGGTGCCGTTGGAGCAGGTGGTTGCCTTCAATCTGCAGCCCCTGTTTCCCGGCATGGTGATCGAGGGGCATTACTTCTTCCGGGTCACCCGTGATGCCGACCTGGAGCTGCGCGATCTCGAGGCCGATGACCTGATGGAGGCCCTGCAGGAGGGGCTGCGCAAGCGGCGCATGGGCGGTGAGGTGGTGCGGCTGGAGGTGGCCGACGAGATGCCCGAGGCCGTGGTGCACCAGCTGATGGATGGCCTTGAAGTCGAGCCGGAAGACCTCTACCGGATCAATGGCCCCCTGGGCCTGGATGATCTGATGAGCCTGCTGGCGATCCCGCTGCCATCACTCAAGGACAAGCCCTTCAAGGGCCGCACCCATCCGGCCCTGGCCCGCACTCAGAAGAGTCAGCTGGAGGATGGCTCGATCAAGCAGGAGGAATTCGAGAGCATCTTCCGGGTGATCCGCCACGGTGATGTGCTGCTGCATCACCCCTATGACCTCTTTTCAACCTCGGTGGAGGAGTTCCTCAGCCAGGCCGCCGACGATCCCAGTGTGCTCGCGATCAAGATGACGCTCTATCGCGTCTCCAAGGATTCAGCGGTGATCGCCTCCCTGATCCGGGCTGCCGAGAACGGCAAGCAGGTGATGGCCCTGGTCGAGCTCAAGGCCCGCTTCGATGAGGACAACAACATCCAGTGGGCGCGCCAGCTGGAGCGATCGGGTGTGCATGTGGTGTATGGGGTGATCGGCCTCAAGACCCATACCAAGGTGCTGCTGGTGGTGCGGCGCGAAAAGCAGGAGTTGCGCAGCTACATGCACATCGGCACCGGTAACTACAACTCCAAGACCTCCAGCCTGTACACCGATCTCGGCCTGCTCAGCTCCGACCCCCAGATCGGCCAGGATCTGGTTGAACTGTTCAACTACCTCACCGGCTTCTCCAAGCAGCAGAGCTTCCGCAAGCTGCTGGTGGCTCCCGTTACCCTTCGGCGTGGTGTCGAGGAGCGCATCCGTCGCGAGATCGAGCATGCCCGTGCCGGACGGGGTGGCCACATCCGGGCCAAGATGAACTCACTCGTCGATCCGGCCATCATTGCCCTGCTGTACGAGGCATCGCAGGCGGGGGTGCGGATCGAACTGGTGATCCGCGGGATGTGCTGCCTCAGGCCGGGATTGGAAGGCATCAGCGACAACATTTCGGTCAGCAGCATCATCGGCCGCTATCTGGAGCACTCGCGACTCTTTCACTTCGCCAATGGTGGTTCGTCGGAAGTGTTCATCGGCAGCGCCGACTGGATGCCCCGCAATCTCGACCGGCGGGTGGAGGCCCTGGTGCCGATTGAGGACCCTGCCCTCAAGCAGCAGCTGGAACAGTTGCTGGAGCTCTACCTCCAGGACACGGGGGCCTGGCATATGCAAGGCGATGGTCAGTTCACTCAGCGCCAGCCGGAGGGTGAGCAACAGCTGGTGCAGGCCTCGTTGATGCAGCGTTGGCGCGGCAGACTGCGCGGCGCCTGA
- a CDS encoding glutamine synthetase, with protein MTSPHDALAASLAERGLRWLAVTWVNHAGAPLVKAVPVAQLAETVRTGVGFSPVADAFGADGGIDPAHRLAVPDGDLRLRADAAALAPLDPALGWAWAPGERWQRNGAAYGADQRHFCRRQQERLEAQGITLQAGFELEWLVAEPGTAPGPAVPGGPYGADRLVEGLDYATAVLEAIEAAELPWLQFHPEYGASQFELSLAPANALEAADRLVHARLVIQRVSRRFGWRCSFSPKPSLERVGNGGHLHISLQRDGVPLLQGGEGPGGLTVPGQAVLATLLEELPGLMALACPLVVSYLRLAPSAWAAPFQVWGIENREAALRLIPTAADGSAAHLELKVSDLGANPYLLLGGVQAVVQTGLQRPGSLGGCPVLPPPVSGDPAGLPAGTASRLPVDLAEASAAFAASSLLRQAMGDALHGSLLDSQAAELRRNAGLTPEDQVLASGWWPLVGGLG; from the coding sequence ATGACCTCGCCGCATGACGCCCTCGCCGCTTCCCTGGCGGAGCGCGGACTGCGCTGGCTGGCGGTCACCTGGGTGAATCACGCCGGTGCGCCGCTGGTGAAGGCAGTGCCGGTAGCGCAGCTGGCTGAGACGGTGCGCACCGGCGTGGGCTTCTCGCCGGTGGCTGATGCGTTCGGAGCCGATGGCGGCATCGATCCGGCCCACCGGCTGGCCGTGCCCGATGGCGACCTGCGCCTCAGGGCCGATGCAGCCGCCCTGGCCCCGCTCGATCCGGCGCTGGGCTGGGCCTGGGCGCCGGGAGAGCGCTGGCAGCGCAACGGCGCGGCCTACGGCGCCGATCAGCGCCACTTCTGCCGCCGCCAGCAGGAGCGGCTGGAGGCGCAGGGGATCACGCTGCAGGCCGGCTTCGAGCTCGAGTGGCTGGTGGCGGAGCCCGGCACCGCCCCAGGGCCTGCCGTGCCCGGGGGCCCCTATGGCGCCGACCGGCTGGTGGAGGGCCTCGACTACGCCACGGCGGTACTCGAGGCGATCGAGGCGGCCGAGCTGCCCTGGCTGCAGTTCCATCCGGAATACGGGGCCTCCCAGTTCGAGCTGTCGCTGGCGCCCGCCAACGCCCTGGAGGCGGCGGATCGGCTGGTGCATGCCCGCCTGGTGATCCAGCGCGTCAGCCGCCGCTTCGGCTGGCGCTGCAGCTTCAGCCCCAAGCCCAGCCTGGAGCGGGTGGGCAACGGCGGCCATCTGCACATCAGCCTGCAGCGCGACGGGGTGCCGCTGCTCCAGGGCGGCGAGGGACCCGGCGGCCTCACCGTTCCCGGCCAGGCGGTGCTGGCCACCCTCCTGGAGGAGCTGCCGGGTCTGATGGCCCTGGCCTGTCCCCTGGTGGTGTCCTATCTGCGGCTGGCCCCCAGCGCCTGGGCAGCGCCCTTTCAGGTGTGGGGCATCGAGAACCGCGAAGCAGCCCTGCGTCTGATCCCCACCGCCGCCGATGGCAGCGCCGCGCACCTCGAGCTGAAGGTGAGTGATCTGGGAGCCAATCCCTATCTGCTGCTGGGTGGAGTGCAGGCCGTGGTTCAGACGGGTCTGCAGCGGCCGGGCTCGCTGGGGGGCTGCCCCGTGCTGCCGCCTCCGGTGAGCGGTGACCCGGCAGGCCTGCCCGCTGGCACGGCATCCCGCCTGCCCGTCGATCTGGCCGAGGCCTCAGCGGCCTTCGCGGCCAGCAGCCTGTTGCGACAGGCGATGGGCGACGCCCTGCACGGCTCGCTGCTGGACAGCCAGGCGGCCGAGCTGCGCCGCAACGCCGGACTGACACCGGAGGATCAGGTGCTGGCCAGCGGCTGGTGGCCGCTGGTGGGCGGCCTGGGCTGA
- a CDS encoding 3-deoxy-7-phosphoheptulonate synthase, which translates to MFPTSDLHVVETRPLVPPALLHRELPISERASRTVQLARERIKAILHAGDQRLLVIVGPCSVHDVEAAREYATGIAEAQRRHHEDLEVVMRVYFEKPRTTVGWKGMINDPHLDGSYDINTGLRRARALLLHLAEMGLPAATELLDPVVPQYIADLISWTAIGARTTESQTHREMASGLSMPIGFKNGTDGSVTTAINAMEAAARPHHFLGISQEGQAAIVSTTGNPDGHLVLRGGKGGTNFHREAVEEAAGRLAADGLPARLMVDCSHGNSNKDYRRQGEVLRSVAEQLRGGSTHLMGVMLESHLVAGNQKIPNDLSQLDPGQLTYGQSITDACIDLPSTLELLEELAAAVREVRERRLVAA; encoded by the coding sequence ATGTTTCCCACCTCCGATCTGCACGTGGTGGAAACGCGGCCGCTGGTGCCGCCGGCCCTGCTGCACCGCGAGCTGCCGATCAGTGAACGCGCGTCGCGCACCGTGCAGCTGGCTCGCGAGCGGATCAAGGCGATCCTTCACGCCGGCGACCAGCGGCTGCTGGTGATCGTCGGCCCATGCTCGGTGCACGACGTCGAGGCCGCCCGCGAGTACGCCACCGGCATCGCCGAGGCCCAGCGCCGCCACCACGAGGACCTGGAGGTGGTGATGCGCGTGTACTTCGAGAAGCCGCGCACCACCGTGGGCTGGAAGGGAATGATCAACGATCCCCACCTCGACGGCAGCTACGACATCAACACCGGCCTGCGCAGGGCCCGCGCCCTGCTGCTGCATCTGGCCGAGATGGGTCTGCCGGCGGCCACCGAGCTGCTCGATCCGGTGGTGCCCCAGTACATCGCCGACCTGATCAGCTGGACCGCGATCGGCGCCCGCACCACCGAAAGCCAGACGCACCGCGAGATGGCCTCGGGCCTGTCGATGCCGATCGGCTTCAAGAACGGCACCGACGGCAGCGTCACCACCGCGATCAACGCCATGGAGGCCGCTGCCCGGCCCCACCATTTCCTGGGCATCAGCCAGGAAGGGCAGGCGGCGATCGTGAGCACCACCGGCAACCCCGACGGTCACCTGGTGCTGCGGGGCGGCAAGGGCGGCACCAACTTCCACCGCGAAGCCGTGGAGGAGGCCGCCGGGCGCCTGGCCGCCGATGGGCTCCCCGCCCGCCTGATGGTGGACTGCAGCCACGGCAACTCCAACAAGGACTACCGCCGCCAGGGCGAGGTGCTGCGCTCGGTGGCCGAGCAGCTGCGCGGCGGCTCCACCCATCTGATGGGCGTGATGCTGGAAAGCCACCTGGTGGCCGGCAACCAGAAGATCCCCAACGACCTGTCCCAGCTGGATCCCGGCCAGCTCACCTACGGCCAGAGCATCACCGACGCCTGCATCGACCTGCCCAGCACCCTGGAACTCCTGGAGGAGCTGGCGGCGGCCGTCCGCGAGGTGCGCGAGCGGCGGCTGGTGGCGGCCTGA
- a CDS encoding RpoD/SigA family RNA polymerase sigma factor — MGTPLHSAPGEQGLPGSAVGSCRSSESMRPRVAHQSLPSLPELGAALQAVEAPPAEPPATRSVPVRAASKAAARSSQRGTTRLSVDSIGWYLSSIGRVPLLTPAEEIELAHHVQAAKRLQQEHSGPLSPKQKRQLRMGQKARDRMMAANLRLVVSVAKKYQNQGLELLDLVQEGAIGLERAVDKFDPAMGYKFSTYAYWWIRQGMTRAIDNSARTIRLPIHISEKLSKMRRISRELSHRLGRQPNRLELAHAMGTTPEELEELLTQSAPCASLDAHARGEEDRSTLGELIADPASGEHFDSMDRHLQKEHLGTWLSQLNDREQKILKLRFGLEGSEPLTLAEIGRQINVSRERVRQLEAKAIMKLRLMSNRQQAA; from the coding sequence ATGGGGACACCTCTGCATTCCGCTCCCGGCGAACAGGGCCTTCCCGGTTCCGCAGTTGGGAGCTGCAGATCATCTGAATCTATGCGACCCCGTGTCGCGCACCAGTCCTTGCCGTCTCTTCCGGAGCTGGGAGCCGCCCTGCAGGCTGTGGAGGCGCCACCCGCCGAGCCACCTGCCACGCGCTCCGTGCCCGTCAGGGCGGCGTCCAAGGCCGCCGCCCGCTCGTCCCAGCGCGGCACCACCCGCCTCAGTGTCGATTCCATCGGCTGGTATCTGAGCAGCATCGGCCGGGTGCCCCTGCTCACCCCTGCCGAGGAGATCGAGCTGGCGCATCACGTGCAGGCCGCCAAACGCCTGCAGCAGGAGCACAGCGGTCCCCTCAGCCCCAAGCAGAAGCGTCAGTTGCGCATGGGCCAGAAGGCCCGCGACCGGATGATGGCCGCCAACCTGCGGCTGGTGGTGAGTGTGGCCAAGAAGTATCAGAATCAGGGCCTCGAGCTTCTGGATCTGGTACAGGAGGGTGCCATCGGTCTGGAGCGTGCCGTCGACAAGTTCGACCCGGCCATGGGTTACAAATTCTCCACCTATGCCTATTGGTGGATCCGCCAGGGGATGACGCGGGCGATCGACAACAGCGCCCGCACCATCCGCCTTCCGATTCACATCAGCGAGAAGCTCTCCAAGATGCGGCGCATCTCAAGGGAGCTCTCCCATCGCCTCGGCCGCCAGCCCAACCGCCTCGAGCTCGCCCATGCGATGGGCACCACACCCGAGGAGCTGGAGGAACTGCTGACCCAGAGTGCGCCCTGTGCCTCCCTCGATGCCCATGCACGCGGTGAGGAGGATCGCAGCACCCTCGGGGAGCTGATCGCCGACCCGGCCAGCGGTGAGCACTTCGACTCGATGGATCGCCATCTGCAGAAGGAGCACCTCGGCACCTGGCTCTCCCAGCTGAACGATCGCGAACAGAAGATTCTCAAGCTGCGCTTCGGTCTCGAGGGCAGTGAACCGCTGACCCTCGCCGAGATCGGTCGCCAGATCAACGTCTCGCGCGAACGGGTGCGGCAGCTGGAGGCCAAGGCGATCATGAAGCTGCGGCTGATGAGCAACCGCCAGCAGGCCGCCTGA
- the acnB gene encoding bifunctional aconitate hydratase 2/2-methylisocitrate dehydratase, with amino-acid sequence MTTAPMPPAELLPTYRAAAADREAQGVPPLPLTAVQAGALTELLASPPAGEEAVLLHLLSERIPPGVDEAAYVKASWLSAVAQGSAASPLVSPVEAVRLLATMLGGYNVGALIELLSSPEAAIAEAAAEGLSKTLLVYDAYNDVLELAESNPYARRVIDSWAAAEWFTARAELPAEITVTVFKVDGETNTDDLSPATHATTRPDIPLHAQAMLETRMPGGLETIAALKAKGHPVAYVGDVVGTGSSRKSAINSVLWHTGSDIPHVPNKRSGGVILGGKIAPIFFNTAEDSGALPIECDVTALNTGDVITIRPTAGTIERAAGEPDAGTIVARFELKPSTIADEVRAGGRIPLLIGRSLTDKVRAQLGLPASDLFIRPSAPADTGKGFTLAQKMVGKACGLAGVRPGTSCEPLMTTVGSQDTTGPMTRDEMKELACLGFSADLVMQSFCHTAAYPKPVDLKTHAELPDFMASRGGVALRPGDGIIHSWLNRMLLPDTVGTGGDSHTRFPLGISFPAGSGLVAFAAAIGAMPLDMPESVLVKFTGSLQPGVTLRDVVNAIPYVAIQQGLLTVAKEGKKNVFNGRIMEIEGLPDLKLEQAFELTDATAERSCAGSTIKLSVETVSEYLRSNVALLKNMIARGYGDARTLARRIKAMEAWLANPQLLEADADAEYAAVIEIDLDQITEPILACPNDPDNVKTLSEVAGDRIDEVFIGSCMTNIGHYRAAANVLKGQGENAARLWVCPPTRMDEEKLKEEGYYSIFEAAGSRMEMPGCSLCMGNQARVADNTTVFSTSTRNFNNRLGNGAQVYLGSAELAAVCAQLGRIPSKEEYLAVAAEKIDPYGEELYRYLNFDQIAGFEDQGRVVSAEEEAKVLAGV; translated from the coding sequence ATGACGACAGCCCCCATGCCCCCCGCCGAGCTTCTGCCCACCTACAGGGCCGCCGCCGCCGACCGGGAGGCTCAGGGGGTGCCGCCGCTGCCGCTCACGGCTGTTCAGGCCGGTGCATTGACCGAGCTGCTCGCCTCCCCTCCGGCCGGCGAGGAGGCCGTCCTGCTGCATCTCCTCAGCGAGCGGATTCCGCCCGGGGTGGATGAGGCGGCCTACGTGAAGGCCAGCTGGTTGAGCGCCGTGGCTCAGGGTTCGGCCGCCAGCCCCCTGGTGAGCCCGGTGGAGGCGGTGCGTCTGCTGGCCACGATGCTCGGTGGATACAACGTCGGCGCCCTGATCGAGCTGCTTTCCAGCCCGGAGGCTGCCATCGCCGAGGCCGCGGCTGAAGGGCTGAGCAAGACCCTGCTCGTCTACGACGCCTACAACGACGTGCTCGAGCTGGCGGAGAGCAACCCCTACGCCAGACGGGTGATCGACAGCTGGGCCGCCGCCGAGTGGTTCACCGCCAGAGCGGAGCTGCCCGCCGAGATCACCGTCACGGTGTTCAAGGTGGACGGCGAGACCAACACCGACGACCTCTCGCCGGCAACCCACGCCACCACACGCCCCGATATTCCGCTGCACGCTCAGGCGATGCTGGAGACGCGGATGCCCGGTGGTCTGGAGACGATCGCCGCGCTCAAGGCCAAGGGCCATCCTGTGGCCTACGTGGGAGATGTGGTGGGCACCGGCAGCTCTCGCAAATCGGCGATCAATTCGGTGCTGTGGCACACCGGCAGCGATATTCCCCATGTGCCAAACAAGCGCAGTGGCGGTGTGATTCTTGGTGGCAAGATCGCGCCGATCTTCTTCAATACCGCCGAGGATTCCGGTGCTCTGCCGATCGAGTGTGACGTCACGGCGCTGAACACGGGCGATGTGATCACGATCCGCCCCACTGCCGGCACGATCGAGCGCGCTGCCGGTGAGCCCGACGCCGGCACAATCGTGGCCCGCTTCGAGCTCAAGCCCAGCACCATCGCCGATGAGGTGCGCGCCGGCGGCCGCATCCCGCTACTGATCGGCCGCTCGCTCACCGACAAGGTGCGCGCCCAGCTCGGTCTGCCCGCCAGCGATCTGTTCATCCGTCCCAGCGCCCCCGCCGACACGGGCAAGGGCTTCACGCTGGCCCAGAAGATGGTGGGCAAGGCCTGCGGGCTGGCTGGCGTCCGCCCCGGAACCAGCTGCGAGCCCCTGATGACCACCGTCGGCAGCCAGGACACCACCGGGCCGATGACCCGCGATGAGATGAAGGAGCTGGCCTGCCTGGGGTTCAGTGCCGATCTGGTGATGCAGAGCTTCTGCCACACCGCCGCCTATCCCAAGCCCGTCGACCTGAAGACCCACGCCGAGCTGCCCGATTTCATGGCCTCCCGTGGCGGCGTGGCCCTGCGCCCCGGCGACGGCATCATCCACAGCTGGCTGAACCGGATGCTGCTGCCCGACACCGTGGGCACCGGCGGCGACAGCCATACCCGCTTCCCGCTTGGCATCAGCTTCCCGGCCGGCTCGGGTCTGGTGGCCTTCGCCGCCGCCATCGGCGCCATGCCGCTCGACATGCCCGAGTCGGTGCTGGTGAAGTTCACCGGCTCGCTGCAGCCGGGCGTGACGCTGCGCGATGTGGTCAATGCGATTCCCTATGTGGCGATCCAGCAGGGCCTGCTGACGGTGGCCAAGGAGGGCAAGAAGAATGTGTTCAACGGCCGCATCATGGAGATCGAGGGCCTTCCCGATCTCAAGCTGGAGCAGGCCTTCGAGCTCACCGATGCCACCGCCGAGCGCAGCTGCGCCGGCAGCACGATCAAGCTCAGCGTCGAGACGGTGAGTGAATACCTGCGCAGCAATGTGGCGCTGCTCAAGAACATGATCGCTCGCGGCTACGGCGATGCCCGCACCCTGGCGCGGCGCATCAAGGCGATGGAGGCCTGGCTGGCGAATCCGCAGCTGCTGGAAGCCGACGCCGATGCCGAGTACGCCGCCGTGATTGAGATCGATCTCGATCAGATCACCGAGCCGATCCTGGCCTGCCCCAACGATCCCGACAACGTCAAGACCCTCTCCGAGGTGGCGGGTGATCGCATCGATGAGGTGTTCATCGGTTCCTGCATGACGAACATCGGCCACTACCGCGCCGCCGCGAACGTGCTCAAGGGCCAGGGCGAGAACGCCGCCCGCCTGTGGGTGTGTCCGCCGACCCGGATGGACGAGGAGAAGCTGAAGGAGGAGGGCTACTACAGCATCTTCGAGGCCGCCGGCTCGCGCATGGAGATGCCGGGCTGCTCGCTGTGCATGGGTAACCAGGCCCGCGTCGCAGACAACACCACGGTGTTCTCCACCAGCACCCGCAACTTCAACAACCGCCTCGGCAACGGCGCCCAGGTGTATCTGGGCAGCGCCGAACTGGCGGCGGTGTGCGCTCAGCTCGGCCGCATCCCGTCCAAGGAGGAATACCTGGCCGTCGCCGCTGAGAAGATCGATCCCTATGGTGAGGAGCTCTATCGCTACCTCAACTTCGATCAGATTGCCGGCTTTGAGGACCAGGGGCGGGTGGTGAGCGCCGAGGAGGAGGCGAAGGTGCTGGCGGGGGTGTGA
- a CDS encoding cysteine hydrolase family protein, whose protein sequence is MIATSSQARIPLDAPPDWLQPGVMALLLVDLQHGTCGDAQPRPRPDFDRRFRAVTLRAAMRALALARVAGLEVIHTVIADLTADGRDRSLDYKRCGMGFPPGSRASEVIEELAPLCDELLLAKSSSSPFSSTTLDYLLRNIGIRTLVVIGLLTDQCIDHTVKDAADRGYRVVCLTDACQAETPERHAQALVCFQGYAELWTVAMLEAALQGDSRF, encoded by the coding sequence ATGATTGCCACGTCCTCCCAGGCCCGCATCCCCCTGGACGCTCCGCCCGACTGGCTCCAGCCCGGCGTCATGGCGCTGTTGCTGGTTGATCTCCAGCACGGCACCTGCGGCGACGCCCAGCCCCGGCCTCGTCCTGACTTCGACAGGCGCTTTCGCGCCGTCACCCTGCGGGCGGCGATGCGGGCCCTGGCCCTGGCGCGTGTGGCGGGGCTGGAGGTGATCCATACCGTGATCGCCGATCTCACCGCCGACGGCCGCGACCGCAGCCTCGACTACAAGCGCTGCGGCATGGGTTTCCCTCCGGGCAGCCGCGCCAGCGAGGTGATCGAGGAACTGGCACCGCTCTGCGATGAGCTGCTGCTGGCCAAGAGTTCCTCCTCGCCGTTCAGCTCCACAACGCTCGACTATCTGCTGCGCAACATCGGCATCCGCACCCTGGTGGTGATCGGTCTGCTCACCGACCAGTGCATCGACCACACCGTCAAGGACGCCGCCGACCGCGGCTACCGGGTGGTGTGCCTCACCGATGCGTGCCAGGCCGAGACGCCCGAGCGCCACGCGCAGGCCCTGGTCTGCTTTCAGGGGTATGCCGAGCTGTGGACCGTGGCGATGCTGGAGGCGGCGTTGCAGGGCGACAGCCGTTTCTGA
- a CDS encoding diacylglycerol/polyprenol kinase family protein, translating into MGMLLIQPGWLRQALGIGVVALWLALLAFAALAIRQRWNAHGEWSRKVVHIGGGAVVPLAWLFGIERWLAVPAAATITLLAWLNHRRRLLPAIEDVGRSSYGTVAYGASITLLLLLFWPWRPDAVCAGVLVMAFGDGLAGLLGPRLPSPSWRVLGERRSLLGTATMGFVSLAVLLTVAVWAPSAPGWPALVLLALIATALEQIAFQGLDNLTVPLAVALLWALISGS; encoded by the coding sequence ATGGGCATGCTGCTGATCCAGCCGGGCTGGTTGCGGCAGGCCCTCGGCATCGGGGTTGTCGCGCTCTGGCTCGCCTTGCTGGCCTTTGCGGCCCTGGCGATCCGCCAGCGCTGGAACGCCCATGGCGAGTGGAGCCGCAAGGTGGTGCACATCGGCGGTGGGGCGGTGGTGCCCCTGGCCTGGCTGTTCGGCATTGAGCGCTGGCTGGCGGTCCCCGCCGCCGCCACCATCACCCTGCTGGCCTGGCTCAACCACCGCCGGCGGCTGCTGCCCGCCATTGAGGACGTGGGGCGCTCCAGTTACGGCACGGTTGCCTACGGGGCTTCAATCACCTTGTTGCTGCTGCTGTTCTGGCCCTGGCGTCCGGATGCGGTCTGCGCCGGAGTGCTGGTGATGGCTTTCGGGGACGGCCTGGCGGGGCTGCTCGGTCCGCGCCTGCCGTCGCCCAGCTGGCGGGTGCTGGGCGAGCGGCGTTCGCTGCTGGGCACCGCCACCATGGGCTTCGTCAGCCTGGCGGTGCTTCTGACCGTGGCGGTATGGGCGCCCTCCGCGCCCGGTTGGCCGGCGCTTGTGCTGCTGGCCCTGATCGCCACCGCTCTGGAGCAGATTGCGTTTCAGGGCCTCGACAATCTCACGGTGCCGCTGGCGGTGGCCCTGCTCTGGGCGCTGATCAGCGGCAGCTGA